The DNA region ttgaaaattaaaagggacgacttaattctaagtcgtccggctttgtttgttaaaaaaaaaattcagacgacttatatataagtcgtctacgagaaacgggctagttttgcatttgaccgaatcgtgtcagatctttgactatttctggacgacttataattcagtcgtctctggaaagtaaaaatttcaatattttattcaaactagacgacttacatgtaagtcgtcctcggttagttttgtaattgaaaaataaaacttgaaatttaactttctccagacgacttaactaaaagtcgtccagctagacgacttaatttatggtcgtccgggataagcaaggtttgaccagaaaattgggaaaaattctggacgactttgctttccccggacgactttaaattaagtcttctgacgggacgactttatattatgtcgtctggtaaaagttaaattatgaagttttatttttcaattacaaaactaacctaagacgacttacacgtaagtcgtctagtttaataaaatattgaaattttaactttcccagagacgactgaattataagtcgtccagaaatagtcaaagatctgacacgattcggtcaaatgcaaaactagcctgtttctcgtagacgacttatatataagtcgtctggagtgttttttttcaacaaacaaagctggacgacttagtttaagtcgtccgtttgaccagaagactcatcagtaagtcttctacatacagatgacttacttgtaagtcttctacgcgaacagattttgaaaaaaattcaaattcgtaccttaaactaggtgagatgacttcgtttgcacacagggtcttctccaaccaccaagaacctcaaacgaaagcaaccgtaagtcaaaacgaaagaaatatggctctgtcaaccattgcccatattttgaatcaaaagcttgagttttttggatgaatatggagagaaagtgaaagaaatgttgtttttagttcataacaattgaaacagagagagtgtaaagagatttacgtgcattaaagggcattaaaagcttcaaacagttcgtacaaggttgttcccactattcatggaagtggcaatattgtaaatacttgaagaatatgaggttgagacagtaaagaagccattttcgaaaaacaaaaaaaataaaaagttaatggcattttcgtagattaAATAGAggtgtggggttaaaaactcaaaaaaaaatgagtcaaaagaaaatgttagttttctgtttgacttcaagttttgagtcacttttgcaaaaaGCCCTTCATATATTCGCTAGATTTTAGCATTTAAGGCCACCAAAGATACCATGATCTTTCTACCTAATTAATGATAAagcatattttcaaatatattaggTTTACATATTTGGTTCAAATAGATTAGGTTCAAAAATCCCCcaatatagttttataaatctATCTCAATACGAGTTATTTAGTggatttacatatatatttatatccaaaattttgttctgttttttgatactttaacattttcaaattataaaccaaaataactaATCCTATTAAAACCTGATTTATTAGTGTCCATGACTAttttagtattaattttaaacctatatttaaaactaaagttttgaaatttaaatattaattttcaaaaaattaaacccCACCTTTAAACTCCATCCTTAAAATCTAAATTAcaagtatataatatttagcAGTAGGAgtataaatgtcattttacatttttaattaaaatattttgattattttggcCTTTGTGAGCTATATGTATGTTATAATATATAGGCATGAGACTTATTATCCGGGATTCAGATAGGCATGAGACTTATTTTGGCCTCAAATATTCTACTTTTGGATCGAATCTTGAACGGATCGCGTATCTGAATCCCGGATCCGAATGCGGATAGTAAAATCTTGGATTTggatatcttaatttttagatCCGGATATCCAGATTCGGATCCgtgtttctaaaatatattaagtttttaaatttattaataagtatattttctatatttatatttatatattaaattagtcttataatattatattcaattttagtaatattatatgcATAGATATAATCatcattttttagatttttaatatttttttttgtcatcagattttttatatcttaaaaatatttttatttttaaattattttttacgaATCTGTAATTAGATACTCACGGATATCATAATGTCTAAACGGATATCTATAACACGGATATCCAGAAGGCACATATCCAAATTAGAATACTAAAATCACCGATCCGTATACCTAAATTTTTTGGATATCCGGGTCCGTCCtagatctaaaaatatatatcactgattaaaagcaacatatatttataaaaaaaaaacttagaactAACACCCGCTCGGGCGAACGGATCAAACTCTAGTTGTTCCACTAAAACACATTACAACTACATCCAAAATTATTACAACAAAATCATTGACAGCAAGCATTTTCACTATTAGCATCGTTGTTTTTTCTTCATGCCTGACACTATACTCTATAGAACAACACCTACAGAATAATACAAgtctatatataatatcaataaaaatttgGGATTCTAATCTATGACATTCAAAAATACAACTAGAGTTTTCGGGTCTAACCGTTTATGTattgtaattatataatttattttagctataaatatatttttgaataatcaATATTGACAATATTCGTAAAGGCAAGAAAGCGCTGGTGTGTCAATGGGTATACAAATATAAGTATAACGCCGATGGGACAGTAGAGAGGCCAAAGGCAAGACTTGTATTGTGCGGGAACAGGCAGGTGGAAGGAGAGGATTATGGTGAGACTTTTGCTCCAGTTGTAAAGATAACCACGGTTCGCACATTGTTGGAAGTAGCAGTTGCAAAGAATTTGGAGGTACACCAGATGGATGTGCACAATGCTTTCTTGCATGAAGATCTGAAAGAAGAGGTGTATATGAAGATGCCTCCCGGGTTCTATGGTGACAGTCCTACGAAGGTGTGTAAGCTGAAAAATCATTATATGGTCTTAAGCAGGCTCCACGGTGTTGGTTCACCAAGCTCACGACTGCTCTCAAGAAGTTTGGCTTCAAGAAATCCTATTCTGATTACTCCTTGTTCACGTATATCAGAAATGGACGAAGCTTGCGTGTTCTTATTTATGTGGACGTTCCGATAATCACTGGAGATGACTTGGATATGATGACTAGGTTCAAAGGCTACTTGAACGAGTGGTTCAAAGTGAAGGATTTGGGTAAGGCGAAATATTTTCTTGGTATCGAAATAGCACGAGGTCCAATGGGGATGTTTCTCTCGTAGAGAAAGTACGCACTCGACATTGTAGCAGAGGTAGGGCTGTTAGGCTGCAAGCCGGTGGCTACGCACATGGAGCAGAACCACAAGCTGCTAGCAGACAAGGGTCCTTACTACAACAATCCGGTGAGGTTCAGGAGAGTTGTTGGTCGGCTAGTGTATCTTTCGATTATTAGGCCTGAGCTGAGCTACGCGATTCACGTCATGTCGCAAGTGATGCACAAGCCAAGGGAAGCTCATTGGGATGCAGTGGTGAGAGTTCTCAAATATTTGAAGGGGTGTCCTGGACAAGGTATCATGTTGAAGGCAGAAAGCGATCTTCGTATACACACCTTTTGTGATTCGGATTGGGCTTCATGTCCTCTGATGAGAAGGTCCCTGTTTGCGTTTGTGGTGTTGTTGGGTGACTCGCCCATATCTTGGAAGACGAAGAAGCATGACACAGTCTCTCATTCATCAGCGGAGGCAGAGTACAGATCGATGGCAGCCACATTGCGCGAACTAAAGTGGTTGAAACGTCTACTTGGAGACTTTGGAGTACGGCACAATGACTCCATGCATATGTTCTGTGATAGCAAATCTGCTATATACGTTGCCACAAACGAACCCTGTGTTTCACGAGAGGACGAAACACATTGAATCAGACTGCCATAGCGTTCGTGATGCAGTACAAGATGGGCTTATAACGCTGCGGCATGTGAGGACAACGGAACAGCTGGCTGACTTGATGACTAAGGCCTTAGGAAGTTCGACATTTCATTATCTACTCAACAAGTTGGGCGTTCGTAACTTGCACGCACCAACTTGAAGGGGAATGTTGCGAGTGGTTTAGTGTGGTTCGGAGTGGTGGGCTAAACCGGTACGAGAAGGTCTTGAGAGATAACGTTAGTTGGTGGAGATAAGTACAATGTATTATCGATAAGTGTTAGTCGTTGTAGATAGAACCAAATCTTCTCATGAAGATATTGTAACCATGTATATGTATTCATTGATTGTCAATACAACAACACACAGTTTCCACAACACATTCTCTCTgaatttacatataataatgattttaaattaaaaagtaaagaaagaaaacaaaagaatgtCATGTCTCTCTGCCTCTTGATTTATcattattgttctttttttgggGTCAAATATCATTTATTGTTCTAGGTTGAGTAAAAAACAGATTGGTTTTGGAGTGGCTGTTTTGTGTGTGTTGGCTTTTCTCCTCTTTATTGTATTTTCCCTTTTATTCTTTAATCCTAGGTTAATTAGTTCTGTATTGTCAAAAATCAAGTTTCATCTGACAACCATTTCGGATTTTTTTCTCGACTAATAcgataatgattttaaattaaagagtaaggagaaagaaaaaacaaaagaatgtCATGTCTCACTACCTCTTGATTTATCATTATTTGATGCAGCGCAAGCTACGATAACACAATGAATCCTATTTAGTCTGAGAATATCTAGGATCAAAATCTTCTTGATTCGTTGAAAACTCTCGAGTTCTAGCCGTAACAAGGAAATAAAAGGGTTTCAAACCtctctttataaaatatcaatatcaatAATCTCAATACAAACGTAAGCCTAAACggttatatataagaaaaccataaaaaccctaaaacattaaagataattatctaaaataattaataaaaacaataataagatatttggaatatttcccaatatctatctacatcattctctccgggttggagagattcgtcctcgaatcttagCCGTGATCTTCGATTaacttttttcttctcttccatTGGTGAAATTTAGCATCCTTGATCTTCAAGTAAACTAACAAAAGGAAAATATAGAACAAATTATTTTTGTCCATGCATCCAATCATAGTTGTTGAGCCTTTTGTCTTCACAAACAAGTCACCAACAAGACACGTAACCACTTGACTCTTTGACTTGATACCATCCATCATCACTTATGATTGTGTGGTCTTGAACGCATCTTTGCTGAATATGAAATCAATCGGCTCGACCATCATCATGTCCTCACCGTATCGATCATAAATAACAGGACCAATAATCACGTCTTCAACATAATTATCATATATCGCAGGACAAAAAAATTCTTTGTACTCTCCGTACAAATCTTTTGTCGAATTAAATGGATATTCGTCCGTTTGATAAAAACACCCAAACGACATGGTATTGAAGGAAACATAATCGACTCTGATTTAAAAAAACCAAAGtgttggctctgataccaaactGATGCAGCGCAAGCTACGATAACATAATAAATCCTATTTAGTCTGAGAATACCTAGGATCAAAGTCTTCTTGATTCGTTGAGAACTCTCGAGTTCTAGCCGTAACAAGGAAATAAAAGGGTTTCAAAcctctttttataaaatatcaatatcaatAATCTCAATACAAACGTAAGCCTAAACggttatatataagaaaaccataaaaaccctaaaacattaaagataattatctaaaataattaataaaaacaataataagatatttggaatatttcccaatatctatctacatcattattgttctttttttgttgtcaAATATCATTTATGTTCTAGACTGAATAATAAACAGATTGGTTTTGGAAGAGACTGTTTTGTGTGTATTGGCTTTTCCCTTTTTATCCTTAAATTATAGAGTTAATTAGTTCTATATATACATagaatgtttttaaaattaggGCTAGCAAGATATTCAGTAATATCAAAAGCATTTAGTTTAGCTATAAGCCCTAAAAGTTAAAGCTTTTATAAGCTCTAACTTCTTTTGAGTTCTAGGTCAGCAGATCAATATGTGAAAAGAGCATTTCATATTCTCAAATAATTGTGCCTgtcttaattaaaaaaagaaacagtagGTCTAATAATTATTAGTTAGTTATAATAagggagaattggaaaaaaagacactttgaacttttgtttgtcCATTTAGGACTTTTCATACTTTTGACAATTTTTGACATGTTTTGTCCTTCGttcatgaaaaaaatattaaacataattttaaaaatgtaaaaaaatatgaaaatgatagGAAACATAGgtatgataatttatatgtttaaatttattttttaaaaaatggggaatcatattttgttttcttttctaacCAAAATAGAATACACATTCTGTTAGTCTACAGAAAACGGATACTAAGTTTAATACATAGATATATCTAGGGTATATATCGTAAACTAAGGTTTCTTCTACCTTATATATGAGCTAGAATTAGTTACGTCATAATCTAACAATATGTCTTCAGTGTACCAGCAGATATATAACGACATATAGCCTGAACTCTATAATGTACCTTACTTAGATGTTATGTCATAGACTCTTCTGCTTTTTACCTTATGTGACGCCTAAGGAAGAATAGGCGTTGCACATGTTGTACTGTGTTATTGGTTAGGTATATTGCGTATTCTAGTCAAATccgaaaaatatggaaacttccattttcggTTATAGATGTTTCCTAAATCTTAtatcaaatcttttttaaatCTCGCACTATTTTCTCTCTCACGTTTTTTCTCTCCCACAATCTTTGAAGTAATTAAAATTCGAACAACATTAAAAAAGGATACTCTGTGGTTTTGAACCCACCACCTATGACAATTTTACAAGGGCTTTAACCAATATGACACAAAGACTTTTGTAATTTTTGATCCAGAATTTAAATATAGTTATTCactaaaatatgttttggtTATCTTGTGCTCTTTCCCATCATCCAAATCGCCACCTATGATCAGATACGTTTGATGTTAGTGGTTTAGTTTGCTACAGTAAATAATGTAAAGGGCCAGTGATGGTTTCAAGAACAATGGGAGGTTTCACTATAAACATCATTGACACCCCTGGCCTTGTGGAAGCAAGCTGGTTACGTCAATCACCAAGCCCTCGAGTTAATCAAAGGGCCAGTCACTAGTATTCTTTTTTAATTCCctcatatgtataaataatgTAATGGATGATAGACGTATGAGCTCATTAGATTCCACTCTGTTTTGGGCAGATATACTAGGACTTGCATCAATAAACTGACATTTGCTACTAAAGAAAGTCCCTTTTCTTTGTGTTAATTCTAACGTTTTGATAGTGGTTTTCACTTATATTTTTTAACTGATATGTGGGTTTGATTGTAGGGAGCATGACACACTAGTCCAAGTCCAAAAAACCAGAGGAGAGAGATATGTCATGTTACAAAGATGGATTAATGGACAACCTCTTGAACAAGAAAATTATTATCAGAAGACTAAGCCCATACCAGCAATTAAAGCAACGTAATCATTACTGAGACACACATGATATAACAGTGCACCATAAACTAAAACTTGTCAGGATTGTAATACAAAAACCAAACCCAACGTCATGTTCAGTAACATCTGCACAATACAGATGTATCATATAGTTCCTTTCAAGATATACATGGCAGAAGATCAACGAACAAAGAGTAAAACGAAAGCTTATAGAACAAGAAACAAAGCCCTAATCTCTTACCCATGGAAGAGGGATCAAAATTGGAACATACAGGTAGCCACAAATGAAGGCGCAATACAATTCACGCATATAGCTTTGTTCTGTCTCCCCTTTACTCTTCACCCCatattcatcaatctcatacAGAGTACAGCAAGAACAAACCTTATCACCTTCTCCTTCAACTTCCACACCAGACGATGACACTCTTAGGCTTCACAAAAAAGTATACAGGATTAGCCTATAATACTTATCATCAGAGATCCGTAACGCCGGAAGATCAGGACCGGACAACAGCAAGCCTAAGATTTCAAGTCACGTATTTTCCCCTCTCCAAAAACCTTAATCAATATTCTACAAATACAAATCAAAAACATTAACATGCAAAGCGTAAATCGTGGTGTAAAAGATGATTAATCAATCcgagaaaaaaatatactttaagaAACATGACAAATCGGGTTAAAAATATAGGTTAAATTTAAGAACACTTCGATTTCAATTTAGATGAGAATTAATAGAAATAATCGAATACCTTGTGTGAAGATTTGTGAGATTTCGTCAAAATTGATGGAAGAAGACTTTGATTTCGAAAAGATGAACAACACTTGGACTTCATTGTATCTTCAGTAAGATCATAGAGAAAGATGACGAAAACGAGATTAGAGATTATGGACAGATGAAACACAGAAGAATAAGAATTTTCCCTGCTGAAACCTAAATCACCATGGAAAAGCATTCTACGGCTGAGAAGACAAGAAGGGTATCGACTACCCCTCTTTCCTtttgtctattttttttgttttttaactttttactattttaacattttaaatcaattacaaaaattacaaattataattataaatcaaCTTAATAGAAAAATTATTGGTTCTagtattttaatggatttagaAATTTCAACAGATTTGgaaatttttgataaatccactgattataaaatcaaataaatggaTTTCATAAGAATTcaaataagatttcaaaatcaagtAAGTAGATTTATTATAAATCAACCAAATGGATTTACGAGAGATGAGACCGGCTTATTagtattgtttttgtttgaattcAATATGAGAAGAAAGATGTACACTCCATAGGCTCAAAGAAACATTTTGGAGGAAAGAAATCAAAGAAACgtttaaataacaataatcaTTTGATATAACAGAGAAGAAACTAAAGTAGCAATAATCATCTACTACTCATGAAATGATTAATGACAGAAACAAACAAGAAATTAGGGAATCTCTCTCTACCTCTCTCTTTGAAGTTCTTAAGATGTTTAAACAGAAGATGGTTAACGTGCAAGACGTTGAGTCGCTGACGTCAATGATTATCTTCGTTTTAAATAGTGAGCTGTCAATCTTCATTTTTAGATTCATAGTGGATTGTTTGAACTACAATCTCCTTTATGTATTTTATCTGGGAAATTTAACTTTTCCAATGCAGAGAGTGTTATTGATTAGCTCATTTCAAATTCAGAAAGTGTTGTATATTGAAAGAAAATCAAGCACTACAAAAGTTAACAAAGGCAGCAGAAAACTTGAAAATTGTGGTCAGTTTAGTTAacattaacatataattttacgTACAGCTTTCATCCTATTATTCAGGATGTCATGATGAAGTTGGATGGAGAAGAGCCTAATGTGTTCTGATGAGGTTGTAGCTGTAGGTGGTGTGGGGTTCATGACTTCGTGAACAGAAAATAAATTGTGATGTTGAGAGAGTTTTTTTAAAAGTCAATATTACAAATCCAAGGAAAATAACAAGGTTTATCTTTGTATTTGTTCCTTTGTATTTTGAGAGTAAAACCCTTTACAAATCCATTGAAATATAGTTTCAAATCAAATCCTTAAATAAATTCTTATtattgaataacacttgatttcaaaatctattttaaaatcatataaccaataacacttgatttgcatatagattttaaaatcataaaaccaataacacttgatttggtttggatttctaaatccactaaaatatacaaaccaataacacccccttaaagaaaatcaaaatcctatttttctaaaacatcttcTAAAAATTCTAAAGTGACAAATCCAAGAGTGtctctttttttctatttttctcttATAATAATCCACTAATCACACACACTCAGCTAGCTACAGAGCCCACAGAGTCCAGTCAAAGTCtcccttttattttttaatttgttcacACGATCTTCAAACACCAAAGACTATTGTGGAACCCACCGATGTATCTACTGGCCCCTGCTTGTCTTCTCCACGAACATAAGTAGACAGTCACTTTGATTTAACATACACTGCTCTCCTCCATCAAGTCACTTTCTTAATATTCAAACTCTGCTTTGTTGCTTTACACAGAAGCATGATGATCGATCTGTAACCCATCCGCTTTGCTTAAAAAAATGCAAGGCAATTTATGCAAGATCGACTTGTAGGGTCTTTGTGGCACGAGCAATCTCGAAGTTGGGCTCGAAATCAATGTCAAATCAACAGTCTTTCCATTTGACACGGTCTTCAAGCAAGATTGGTCTTTACCCTTGAAGTTCTTACTTGTCTCCACAATCTTGGTCACAGATGGATGCTCGTTCAGAGGACCAAAACTCTACAAAAAAATGAATCTGAATCCATCAGGTTTTCTGCTTCTGCTTTACAGTCCTAGAGACTTGGGAGAAAACTGATGAGTCAATATTAACCATACCTTGAGAATGCTTGAGATCGTCAGAGCTCTCTGTTTGCACTCTCTATAAAGCAACTACAACGGCTACGACCGCACCTCTGTTTCTCCTCCTTGTTATTGTTGTCCTCCATAAAATTTTTACAACCCATCTTGGCTAAACAGACCGAGCTCGGATCGAAATCTCCAGAGTTGCCTCTAGAAAGCGGTGGTGCGTCGAAGTCGCCGACGATGGTGAATAATCTCTCAGAGGTGTGTTGGAATGAAAAACTTTATAGAAATGGAGAAAGTGTTTTAAGTGTttgaagagaaagaaactttatgaagaagaaagtttttttataactttgaaAAAGATTTCTTATTACTTAGATGATTCTTACAAGTTTGGatttcttgatttcttgatGATACAAATGATAAGAGAAATGAGGTATTTATAGTCtccaaaatacaaaatatcttacatattttaattctaaatctaGAGAATTCTAACATAATATCTAgattattttattctaattatCTAGATAATTCTATGGAAATATCTAGATTTTTAATCTTAAGGAGGTGGAGGATAATTCTAGAATTTGGACTAAGTTTGGGCTAAACATGATTAGCAAAATATTAGCCCAATACCCAAATCAAGTTTACTTTTCAACACCCCCTCTTAAACTTGATTTGGTTACTCCGAGTAAGCTCCTCATTTTGATAAAATCTTCCCGCTTGAGTggcttggtgaagatatcagctactTGATCATTTGTCTTCACATACTCCAATTGCACATCCATATTGGTAACACAATTTCTAATGTAATGATAACGAGTATCGATGTGCTTACTCCGATCATGGAAGACTGGATTCTTTGCCAATGCTATTGCCGACTTGTTATCCACAAAGATCTTCGTTGGCTCCTCTTGTGGTAGACTCAACTCCTTTAGCAGGTTTCTTGACCAGATAGCATGGCAAACACATGAAGTAGCTGCCACATACTCCGCTTCACAAGTAGAAAGGGTGACTATTGGTTGCTTCTTTGACATCCATGTAAAAGCGGTTTCTCCAATGAAAAACACGAAGCCACTTGTGCTTTTCCGGTCATCTACATCTCCACCCCAATCGCTATCGCTATATCCAACAAGCTTGTAATCTTCAGAGATAGAGTAGTACAAGCCAAAGTTGATTGTACCTTTGATATAGCGTAGGATCCTCTTAGCTGCCTTGAAATGAGTTGTTGTTGGATGCTCCATGTATCGACTCACAACTCCAACTGCGTGTAGGATGTCGGGTCTTATGCACGTTAGATAGCGTAAGCTTCCAACCAGACTCTTAAAGAGAGTTGGATCCAcactctctccttcttcttcctttgatAACTTAACTCCACATTCCATTGGCGTACAAACTGGATTTGAGTCATCCATCTTGAACTTCTTAAGCACCTCTTTTGCATAG from Raphanus sativus cultivar WK10039 chromosome 8, ASM80110v3, whole genome shotgun sequence includes:
- the LOC108820208 gene encoding uncharacterized mitochondrial protein AtMg00810-like, with the protein product MEQNHKLLADKGPYYNNPVRFRRVVGRLVYLSIIRPELSYAIHVMSQVMHKPREAHWDAVVRVLKYLKGCPGQGIMLKAESDLRIHTFCDSDWASCPLMRRSLFAFVVLLGDSPISWKTKKHDTVSHSSAEAEYRSMAATLRELKWLKRLLGDFGVRHNDSMHMFCDSKSAIYVATNEPCVSREDETH